Below is a window of Deinococcus detaillensis DNA.
CCTGACAGCCTGACAAATTTTATGAGAGTGGACGAAAAACGAGCTGCCAGCCGACTTCAAGTGTCGTTCGAGGGTCAGCATCTGAGCGTTTTCTTCGGCTGGGCGGCTCAGGATCAGGACCACCCTGGAGCGTCAGACGGGAGAAGACCGTCCGACCTCGACTCAGCGCATACTGAACGGTACGCAGACCAATTTTGAGATAACTGAGTGCCCGTTTCCAGTGGGGATCGACGTGTCGTCGATCCCCACTCTGAACGGTCTGAAGACCTTCTGATACGAGCAGCAGAGTCGCTATCGCTAGTACCAAGACCAGCCGTTCCAGGCTGGCCGCATCACGGAGTCTGGAATCTTCCAAACCGAACAGGCCGCTTTTTTCGTCCAGAAAGCCCTCTTCAATTTGGAAGCGCTCGCCGTACTCAGCGAATGTCTCGATACCCGTCGGCTGGTCACTGACGACTTGCCACTGCTCTGGGCCGTCCGACGGACGGCCCAGAGCGATATGGACGGGACCGAAGTGCTGTCCAGTCAGCGTGATGTTGTGCAAGCAGCGCGTTTCTCGTGGTGCGAGTTTCACCTCACCCACCTTGCACAGTCGTTTCTTCCCTGGAGCAGCCATGATCAAGCTCGACTTGATCCGGATGCGATAATGCCATCCGCAGACCCGAAGCCAGCCCATGAGGGCCGTATCGCAAAAGCCCCGGTCCGCCAGCAGGCGAACCTCACGCAGCTTGAGGAAGTCGAGCATGCCTTTGACTTCGGCCAGGATGGGCAGAAGCTGGGCGGTGCTGACCTGGGCGCTGGAGTGTTCGAGAACACGGGAGACGAGCGGCACCGCTCGTCCCCGAAAGAGGACCGAAATGCGGATCAGGCAGAACTTCTCGAAGAGGACGCTGGTATCGAGTGCCAAGATCAG
It encodes the following:
- a CDS encoding transposase produces the protein MTTEQATGDASRLYQAVLAHLQSGLWNDIRNARTVSWMVSGLLLSQRSTFPHWLSHINAGATLAQSTERRVRRWLKNPAIDPTSIYGPLITRALRDWGEHTLILALDTSVLFEKFCLIRISVLFRGRAVPLVSRVLEHSSAQVSTAQLLPILAEVKGMLDFLKLREVRLLADRGFCDTALMGWLRVCGWHYRIRIKSSLIMAAPGKKRLCKVGEVKLAPRETRCLHNITLTGQHFGPVHIALGRPSDGPEQWQVVSDQPTGIETFAEYGERFQIEEGFLDEKSGLFGLEDSRLRDAASLERLVLVLAIATLLLVSEGLQTVQSGDRRHVDPHWKRALSYLKIGLRTVQYALSRGRTVFSRLTLQGGPDPEPPSRRKRSDADPRTTLEVGWQLVFRPLS